A genome region from Macrotis lagotis isolate mMagLag1 chromosome 4, bilby.v1.9.chrom.fasta, whole genome shotgun sequence includes the following:
- the RPS27L gene encoding ribosomal protein eS27-like, whose product MPLARDLVHPSLEDEKKKHKKKRLVQSPNSYFMDVKCPGCYKITTVFSHAQTVVLCVGCSTVLCQPTGGKARLTEGCSFRRKQH is encoded by the exons ATGCCT TTGGCAAGAGATTTAGTGCATCCGTCCCTCGAGGATGAAaagaagaagcataaaaagaaacGCCTGGTTCAGAGTCCAAATTCTTACTTTATGGATGTCAAGTGTCCAG gctgcTACAAGATCACCACAGTCTTTAGTCATGCCCAGACAGTGGTTCTTTGTGTAGGTTGCTCAACTGTGTTATGCCAGCCTACAGGAGGAAAGGCCAGACTCACAGAAG GTTGTTCATTTAGAAGAAAGCAACATTAA